The proteins below come from a single Plutella xylostella chromosome 2, ilPluXylo3.1, whole genome shotgun sequence genomic window:
- the LOC105380577 gene encoding low density lipoprotein receptor adapter protein 1, which yields MAENEGPVTIDDLPIAFQVKYLGQSDARGLWGIKHTRRPVDLMVAAAKALPPGQILPIVKLLISVDGVFLETVNTNKKEEFEHMSVFFNIESISYGVQDLVYTRVFSMIIVKDAADGKGLNPFECHAFVCESRNAARRLTYSLAAAFQDYSRRVKEMQTSPDGFERPPRLKKKFAIDLRTPEEIEADLETEA from the exons ATGGCGGAAAACGAAGGTCCTGTGACGATAGACGATCTGCCCATCGCGTTCCAA GTGAAGTACCTCGGGCAGAGCGACGCTCGAGGGTTGTGGGGCATCAAACACACGAGACGACCTGTCGACCTCATGGTGGCTGCTGCCAAGGCTCTACCTCCAG GCCAAATCCTGCCAATAGTCAAACTCCTAATATCAGTCGACGGCGTATTCCTAGAAACAGTCAACACTAACAAGAAGGAAGAGTTCGAGCATATGTCTGTCTTCTTCAACATCGAGAGCATCAGCTATGGCGTCCAGGACCTGGTCTACACCAGGGTCTTCTCCATGATAATTGTCAAGGATGCGGCTGACGGGAAAGGGCTGAACCCTTTCGAATGCCATGCCTTCGTTTGTGAGTCCAG GAATGCGGCCCGGAGACTCACGTACTCCCTGGCAGCAGCGTTCCAGGACTACTCCAGGAGAGTCAAGGAGATGCAGACCTCACCAG ATGGATTCGAAAGACCACCAAGACTAAAGAAGAAATTCGCCATAGACCTGAGAACCCCGGAAGAAATAGAAGCGGACCTGGAAACTGAAGCCTGA
- the LOC105380488 gene encoding uncharacterized protein LOC105380488, with translation MNDPIKENKKTSLDDLEPFFSMMEHMINRNDIKLVSYDWLAATVDIQAAVVKLTSLSEKIYEGIYIHPYDLSLLKYTQHLFNAVKPHGGNPEIISLRRMHTRDSLLTFLDELRGRLFNLHNSIKQIAQATTYRNQNWFRDLKAVYLRKPSQKQVLEVLLHLVSSGLFSLIDHSAITWVQGDYLSYILSHREEVLKTEHELRVALRILRELKRFGD, from the exons ATGAATGATCCAATTAAAGAGAATAAGAAAACATCACTTGACGATTTAGAACCCTTTTTTAGTATGATGGAACATATGATAAACAGAAATGATATAAAACTTGTCAGTTACGATTGGCTGGCAGCAACAGTTGATATACAAGCAGCTGTAGTGAAGTTAACTTCACTTTC TGAAAAAATCTACGAAGGCATTTACATCCACCCATACGATCTATCCCTTCTGAAATACACCCAACATCTATTCAACGCCGTGAAGCCTCATGGAGGGAACCCTGAAATAATAAGTCTTCGTAGAATGCATACGCGAGATAGTTTACTAACATTTCTGGACGAGCTCAGAGGAAGATTgtttaat TTACACAACTCAATAAAGCAGATAGCACAAGCCACCACCTACAGAAATCAAAACTGGTTCCGTGATTTAAAGGCTGTCTATCTGAGAAAGCCCTCCCAGAAACAAGTGTTAGAGGTCCTTCTGCACCTAGTGTCGTCTGGTTTGTTCTCACTGATAGACCATAGTGCTATAACATGGGTGCAAGGGGATTATCTGTCTTATATATTAAGCCATCGAGAAGAGGTGCTGAAAACTGAACACGAGCTCAGAGTTGCACTGAGAATATTGCGTGAACTAAAACGTTTCGGAGACTAA
- the LOC105380401 gene encoding putative uncharacterized protein DDB_G0286901 yields the protein MAVKYAALVVICFIAVSEGLPSRRNVENFNLRSSAVLKMLREMDSRNGSQSQMELDLPANASSIRQNITNNFSCENRTYGYYADVDNECQVFHVCLTTRSAAGRNTTYRWSFICPNETVFNQEVLTCTRPRDSINCEDSPSYYDRNDDIGKMNDTKTEDNSNNTSSTNNKSNKQTNTRKQHNNKKQNLVMEETPNVNKLMDMDTNKDEMETIIYKEIEKMLMKQQETLNNNKQTEHNVETQMSDNKLNEMVNHVSTIAENIQISPTNDNAEVIDLNLAGGTNTDKGYDAMNVDVDEFKFTTNDEVEKAVESRTTGREGKRNRGAFRFSADSKRTAKKYHL from the exons ATGGCGGTGAAATACGCGGCGTTGGTCGTCATTTGTTTCATCGCAGTATCTGAAGGTCTACCGTCCAGGCGTAATGTGGAAAACTTCAACTTGAGGAGCAGTGCAGTCTTGAAGATGTTACGG GAAATGGATTCAAGAAATGGATCTCAATCACAAATGGAGTTAGACCTTCCGGCCAACGCATCATCAATACGACAGAATATCACTAACAATTTCAG TTGCGAGAACCGCACATACGGCTACTACGCGGACGTGGACAACGAGTGCCAGGTGTTCCACGTGTGCCTCACCACGCGGTCCGCGGCCGGACGCAACACCACCTACCGCTGGAGCTTCATCTGCCCCAACGAGACCGTCTTCAACCAG GAAGTCTTGACTTGCACCAGACCGAGAGATTCTATCAACTGCGAAGACTCACCTAGCTACTATGATAGAAACGATGATATTGGTAAAATGAATGACACTAAAACAGAAGACAACAGTAATAATACGAGTAGCACCAACAATAAATCAAACAAACAAACCAATACTCGAAAAcaacataacaataaaaaacaaaacttagtTATGGAGGAGACGCCGAATGTGAATAAACTAATGGATATGGATACGAATAAAGATGAAATGGaaacaattatttacaaagaaaTAGAAAAGATGTTGATGAAACAACAAGAAAcgttaaataacaataaacaaactgAACATAATGTGGAAACGCAAATGTCTGATAATAAACTCAATGAAATGGTTAACCATGTAAGCACCATTGCAGAAAACATTCAAATATCTCCTACAAATGATAATGCAGAAGTAATTGATTTAAACCTAGCAGGTGGCACAAATACTGATAAGGGATATGATGCGATGAATGTAGATGTTGATGAATTCAAATTCACAACAAACGATGAAGTTGAAAAGGCTGTAGAAAGCAGAACCACTGGTAGAGAAGGAAAAAGAAATAGAGGAGCATTCCGGTTTAGTGCTGATAGTAAAAGAACAGCGAAGAAATACCATCTCTGA